The genomic window tcccccctccccaacaaaaccctgaaccggcaggaggaatcccaagcCCTCCTTCTAAAGATGGCACCCCcgaaccgcccccccccaccccccccgccgtgaatacgggcaagagggatcccaggccctcctgcccatggcgcACCCCCGACCATTATGATATTTCTGTTTGCATTTCCTTGTCTTTTCAGTAATTGTTTGCTACTTGTATTTTTTCTCAGTGCAATGATTCTGTCGTATGACCTGTTTGATGGGACTGTGCCTGATACGCCCCTGGTTTTCCTTCATGGTCTTTTTGGCAGCAAGTCTAACTTCCAGTCTATAGCCAAAGTCTTGGTTCAGAAGACAGGCAGGAAGGTAAGAACTGATGCATGTGGAGTAACTGCAGAGCAATGAAGGTTGGAAGGAGGACATGGAGACATTAGTTGGGCTGTCCCTATCACAAGTGAATTAGGCAGTTGCAGTTGGCTTGGACAGCAGCATTTAGAGAGGGGGAGGGCGGTGGCCCAATCACCATGGTTGCTTTTATTTATCTAATGTGTCCTGATCCTcagtttcctgctgtctcattgCAAAAGCGGCTGCTGTCTGTTCCTCTGCTCCTTCCTCTGTTGAACATGCAGCAAACACCTTCTTATTGTGGGAAGAGAGGTGGCTACTTCTTCTAATTTTTAATGCAGTTTCTTGTGagactatcaatctgcctgtgAGGATAATGTTTGATGTGCTTGCATGTGCTTGCAGGCTGCACATTCACAGACTGAGGAGCAATAGGAAgcagatcatgaagggcatagagagagaatagagagggacaaattcgtcaaactttcaaataataaaagaacaagagggcattcagaaaagttgaaaggagacagattcaaaacgaatgctaggaagttcttttttacccaacgtgtggtggacacctggaatgctcttccaaagagcgtaatagggcagagtatggtactggggttcaagaaaggattggacaatttcctgctggaacaggggatagaggggtgtagatagaggattactgcacaggtcctggacctgttgggcctccgcgtgagcggactgctgggcacgatggacctcaggtctgacccagcagaggcattgcttatgttcaatTTCCACTGTTACAACTGCTGCTCAGTCTGAAGGAAGTTAGgagagcaataataataataattttatttttatataccgccaaagtagtttgaggcggtttacaataagaaaagcTGGACTGTCAGCGAagaaataacaatgaagtccttGAAAATACAATGAATTCTTAGAATAACAATGAAATCTTTGAATACATGCATATTTGTGGGGAGGGAGGGCAACAGAGTGGAAGTCACATTGTAGGGACGTCAAGTACAAGTAAGTAGAGTACAGGGgaaaggctttaagagttcttggttacaaatcggttaaacaggttggttttaactagttttctgaagttaaggtaggatgacATGCGACACACATGTGACATGCGACATACAATACAAATGTAACATGTGACACACACAATATGCGACGCACATGTGACAAGCGAGACATGCGACACACGTCACATGCAACACACGGCATGCGACACATGTGACATGCAACACGTGACATGTGACACACACGACATGGAGGAGTCGGCCGTGGAGGAGTTGGCTAGTCTGCTGGACACTGCCGATGGCGGGGGGGCCTGACACAAGGCACCATGGAGGAGCTGGCCTGCTCGCTGTTGAACGCTGCTGATTGCAGGTTCAGATGGGGAGAGATCGAGGCTGAATGCTGTTGAGAAAGGTGAGGCAGATGTTGATGAAGAGTGGCAGACAGTGGGGCAGAGGTTGCAGAAGAGCAAGGCAGAGGCAGATACTGCAAATGATGAAATAGAAGACTAAATACTTGAGAAAAGGACTGAATAATTAAGAAATACAAATCCCATAAAACCCAGAAGACATAAAGCAAGAAATGCCCTTGTCTAAGAAAGAACTGTAACAAGATCATCAGAATATTGGAGCAACTATATCAGCAATTAAATGTACTTTAGTCATTACTCCCATAGCTATTAAAGGTGAAGCTGCATATTTGTTTCATATAGTGCAATCAAAGTACACAAATAAACATTAGGTCCCAAACGTTCTATAATTGATGAGCACAGAagcaatttcaaaataaaaaacttCCGAAGTCtgttttttaggcttaaagaagTGACCTTTATGGACTCTAAGATCTCCATGTTCCCAGATGTTTCAAAGTTAACTCAGACCAGAAGGAAAGGGTTCCTACAAATGAGACAATCCGTACCCTCTTTGGGGGCTAAATTTCagcttagatatccttgtaaatgtttgatcctttTGGTCTTAATAGCGGTAAACTATGATTTTCCTGCTGTTGGTTTGTATGAGAATGGAAGGGAATTCTTCCCGAGTTTGCAAGTATGAAAGTCCAAGTTTTCTCTTGCCTACCTAGGTGCTGACCATGGATGCTCGTAATCATGGTAACAGCCCACACAGTCCTGAAATGACATATGAGGCAATGAGCGCTGATGTCCAGAGGCTCTTGCACCAACTGCACTTCAGCACATGTATTCTGATTGGGCACAGCATGGGAGGCAAAACTGCTATGACTATAGCACTTCAGAAGGTAGGTCTAAGGAGGAACTATGGAAGATGTAATTAGCATTGAATCATTGACATTGGCAAGATTATGGCTTGTGACTATGTTGGTGGAGTAGCTAGTAGAAACATGATTGTGGGTGTGTGGTTTTGCTAGCAGAAGAGCATGGCTGTACTTAATGAGCATTTGTATTTGGTGAATATGGCTGGTGGAAGTTTTTGGTTCAGATGTTGCTGGTAGACTGTTTGGATGTAGCTGGTGAGAGTTTGTTGGGTGTGGGTCATACATGTTCCAGGGCCGGTACACCCATAAATATAGAACAAAgtaaagggaacagaaaccccatgTAAAACCCAACAAAGAAAGAACAAGtagggagtgggatagaacacgtcaaccttgggacaaacaatcttttatttcaATAAATTCAGAAGCACATGGCTAAAGGTCTTTTTGAAAGGATCCAGCCGATGACCTGACACGGTCCCTGTTTTGGCCCCCaggtggaggcctgcctcaggggtgtgtcTATTGGcccactaggtgtcactccagtgctgggaatacaaactttaaaaagaCAGATCTTGTACAAGGCTctagaaaataaatatatacaagaCTCGTAGAAAATAAACCAGGACAAAATCAACAGGGAACACAGTGGTCTCTCGCCCACAGGACTTTTATACATGTGTTTTTAGTCAtgtgtttctgtatttatttttaatttatggaaataaaagattgtttgtcccaaggttgacgtattctatcccactccccacttacACCCATAAATACACAATCAGTCCAATTTTCAGCCGGTGGCAGTCTTTAACTGCACTGCTTGCCGCTGGTGTtgaacctggatattcagtgctgggccgtTTCTGGCAGCCAGCATTGAGTATCCGGTTTCACTTTTGGCTGCCAGCCAATAACCAGTTTAAACCGGTATTTGGTGCTAACTGATCATTGGCTAGCACATAAGGATAGGACGGCTATTTAGGTGGTCATACTTATGCACTAACTTGCCTAGTTATCACAGAATATCGAGTCCTATGTGTACCTGCTCCCGAGATAGCCAGCTTTTGGTTATGcgctaactgcaaatattcaggaggaataaagagattatgtacttaccctggtaagctcttttccagtagattgaAGTTCATTTAAATCTCACTTTACAGCACGCCTTTTTGTGTGTTTTCTCTCCAGCACACCATATCAggtacttaccccctcttctattaaactgcgctagcagttttaagtgcaaagagccgtgctgaatggcccgtgctgctcccaacgctcataggaactctatgagcatcgggagcagcacaggccatgcAGTGCGGCtctccacgctagaaactgctagcgcagtttaatagaaaaggCCCTTGGTTTCTTTGGCCTGTTTTCCGGGTATTTCTTACTATGGCTTTATTACTCATGCTGAATATTCACTATTTTGCCATTTCTGTACAGCGCTATAATACATGTGGCTCAAATGTTTTTAAGCGGCACCACTTTTGGTATGCGGTTTGGTCGATCCGGCTtcgtttatttttacattttaatcCATTTAGTATCTGTTTTAACACATGCATATCTTTTGGGTTTTAATCCTTTTTCATGGCTTTTTTTCTCTTATCTATATCCCACTATTATTTCATCACCTTATGCAAGATATGCACTTCTGTTCTTAGAAATATGGTTTTAATATGGACTTTgttcatttaaatatatcattgTTTTCTGCTTCCAACATTTATGTATgacatttgtctgtttttaattgaTATCTcagtttttaatttcattttatttttcttgtattATATGTGTACATttcagtgtcccctgaggaaggtgttggatccttgttgggaccattaGTTTGAATAAAGATAGTTCTTTTGGCTGGCAGGATGTCTCCCATGCTGAACTTTCTGCCCAGCAGTTTATCTGATGTGCCTGCTTTCTGACTCAACTTAATGGTCAGCTCCATAGCTAAGATTTTACTGTCAGTCAGACTTTGGATTGGGAAGAGTCTATATATAGGATTACAAGGGATGAAtggttgagctccataaatgttcagaacataagaacataagaagttgcctccgctgaggcagaccagaggtccatcttgcccagcggtccgctcccgcggcggctcatcaggcctaattgcctaaacagtgtccctgactgattttgtaactgcctctaattctctaatcctatcctatccctataacctacctctactcctatctgtacccctcaatccctttgtcttccaggtacctatccaaaccttctttgaagtcctgtagcgtgctcctgcttatcacatcctccggtagcgcattccatgtatccaccactttttgtttcttgtttaacTTGTATTCTCTTAGCTTCATTGTTCTTCTCAAaggcttgttaatgttttaatcTTCAATGATTGTTTTAAATTCATTTGAGCAGATCAGACAGCTGGTTTCGGGGACTTCCCCTTACTTCTCCTTCTCCTGTCTTCTGTAGGGTGTTGccagctttggtacaaactgaagggaggCAGCAGAGACTGTGGAGAAGAAGGATGTGAAAAGCTGTGAgtgacatcttctgcagtatgctcgcAAGCACAGATGGATAACCCTACCATCcctatttactggaaaagatattatctaggttagaacctaatctttttataTGGACGGGGTGACTTGATGTATCGCACAGTTTTTATCTGACatgattttctctgtttctgtgctaGACGGGAGACCCCCAGAATCCATGATATTGGAGTGTATGGATAGAATTTTGACTGTTACATTTCCTTATTCTGCTTTTCTATGTAGCCGGATCTGGTGGAGCGTCTGATATGTGTGGACATTAGCCCTGTCCCAATCACTGGACATAGCAAGTTTCCAACCTATATCTCATCCATGAACAACATTCACCTGGAGGATCAGCTTCCGAGATCAATGGCTCGGAGACTGGCTGAGGAGCAGCTGCAGCCTGTAGTGCAGGTCAGTCTGTGCTAGCCCGGGGCCTACATTTGTTCAGTTTATTAAGAGTTTCAGGTGAATGCACTTTTTCATAATctgtttctgttaaaaaaaatcaGTTATTGGGTTAACACATTGGCTCAATGATATTGCTGTGCACTAGAGTGACATGGTAATGAAAATCGCCTCCAACCTTTACCCATTCCCACAAATATCTATTGGTTAACATTCTCTGCATTCTGTCTCCATCCTCGTGCTGTTTTTCCCTGTACACCACAAATAAGTTGTATATAGTCTGAAAGAACAGCAGTATTGAATACTCAAAATTTTAATGATAACTTATAATATTCCACCATTCTTGGTCATAGAGAGAATATAAACCCTACTCCCTCCCAAACTTGTGGTGTTCCTCACAGCTGCTATGGCAGGAAAGAACTATATAAATATCAAATTAAATTCCCCCTCTCCCTGATTATAAGCCTCAACAGACCCGTGATTCAGACAGTTATTAGTGTATCAGAATGCAAGTctctattattttttatttatttatttagttttctataccgttctcccaagggagctcagaacggtttacattaatttattcaggtactcaagcatttttccctgtctgtcccagggggctcacaatctacctaatgtacctggggcaatggggggattagatgACTCGCCCAgaatcataaggagcagtgtgggtttgaacccacaaccccatggtgctgaggctgtacaaaattacgccaggtgtacacctggctgggcctccgagtgtgtggattgccggacttgatggaccgaaagtctgatccggagatggcccatgatgtatttaaatgtttctatcatgtcccccctttctctgcgctcctccagagaatataagcgcagtctgatcaagcgttcttcatatgggatgtctttaagtcctgagaccatcctagtggccattctctgtatcgactccatcctcttcacatccttttgataatgtggcctccaaaattggacacagtactccaggtgaggtctcaccatggatctgtataatggtagtatgacttctggctttcggctgataaagctccttctgatgcaacccagcatttgtctggcctttgctgaagctttctccacctgattagcagctttctCATCCAAGAAGCCTTCAGCTGTGTTCTTTGGTCATCTGTGGTAAGTCCAGCAAGTGAAAATGTTCTTTTAAATGAGGTACTGATTGCTAAATAGTTAAGTTGTTTGGAAGCTGACTTAGTTTAAGCCAAACCATTTCTTTGCTCTACCAAAATGACAAAGATTTGTACAAGTTTCTGAGTTTAAGTAACTGTTCTTCCAAATCAGTGCGCTAATGTTTTTTGGGTATTAACGCTTTAAAGCTTTCTATCCCCAGGTAAAACTATAATCATTATTACCACAGTAATACCTTGCAGTTTGTCCTCATCCCTGTGGTAATACCATGCAAATCATACCTGTTCCTTCAAGAATAACCATGGTACCACTGTATTACCACTTTTCCCATTACCATGTCACACTCTTTGTGCACTGCCTTGCAGAGGGATTTGGGGTGGGTAGGGAAGAGAGTTTCATTGTACACTAGTAGCACATGGTGGCTGGATTTAGAGCCCATGACTGAAAGGATATGGAAAGAGTCTGGGGCACAGACCCTGATTCAAGACTTGGCCACTGCAATGAACAGGAATAAATTTGCCTGCGGCTATCCTGGTGGGGAGAGGTCAATGTTTTCCTTAAATATTTGTTTCTGACAAGAAGCCACAGCATGCTAATAGGGTGCTCATTGTATCTCTGGATCTTTTCAGGATGCTGCAGTGAGGCAGTTCCTCCTCACAAACCTGGTGAAAAAGAATGGGCAGTATTGCTGGAGGCTGAATTTGGAGGCCATATCCCATCACCTACCTGACATTATGAGCTTCCCAGAGTTCCAGTCAACTTATCCTGGACCAGCACTCTTTCTGGGAGGTGCAGACTCCTGCTACATCAGGTATGACTCTGGGAAAATCCTCAGGTTACAACTTTAAAGATGCCTCTAGTTACAGAGGATGATGCAATGGATTGAGATACTCGGGAACTGGATTCCGTTCCTATGTAGCTCATTGTGACCCCAGGCAATCCTCCCTTACCCCAAGTACAaaccccccaaccctcccaccttagattgtgagcccatcaggggTGTATAAAAAGTGTTCAGCACCACACTACAGAAATGACTAGCAGTAGTGGAATCGGAGGACAAGTACCGCAAGATTGCTGCTAGCAGCTGCAGTGGCTCTTTTGAGGTTGGAGATACAAggagcaggagtgagtgggcattgctcctgcccaTTGGACCCCTGGACTACCAGGGATCTTACAGGTAGACAAAGGagatgtttgtgtgtgtgtgtgtttttgatGGGACTTCTAGTTCCCTATAGAGGGAAGATCGGAATCAGGATGGTCAGAAAGGAGATGGCTACTTGGCCTTTTGTATGGTAGAGCAGGAAGGACATGCTAAAACTTCCTTTGCATGGGATCttaagagagactttttacaagaatctggaaTCACCACTCTCGGTACCGGTAGCTCCTAGGAAACTGGAGTCTTTTTACAAGATAATTTCtctcccgggatttgataaacctcaaCTAATTCCTCATCTTAgagtttactttaaaaaaaagtctactcCGTCTAAAGTTTATGTGTTGGTTCCTCCTGGTagggagggccgtacgatggacaaatttggccgaCGACTCTATCAGAATTTCATGTTAGCTAATAGAGCCGTCAACTacaatcccagggtactaaaagaactcaaacatgaaattgctgaactgctgttagtgatctgtaacttgtcTCTAAAATAATTTgaggtacctgaagattggagggtggccaatgttatgccaatttttaaaaagggttccagaggagatctgggaaattacagaccggtaagcctgacttcagtgccaggcaaaatggtggaaaaagtataaaaaataaaattgtggaacatgtagacagacatgatttaatgagacagagtcagcatgtgtTCATCTGAGGGAGAtcgtgcctcaccaatttgcttgacttctttgaaaatgtggataaaggtgagccagttgatgtagtatatttagattttcagaaatcttttgataatgtcctcatgaaaggctcctgagaaaattaaagagtcatgggaaaggtggcaaagttcagctgtggattaggaattagttatcggatagaaaacagagggaagagttatatggtcatttttctcaatggaggagagtaaacagtggaatgctgcagggatctgtactgggaccggtgcatgagatttatgtgcattcactgctttcaatgcctattcattgacATAGACAGTCCACCTGCACAATAACAGATGCATTTGAAAGTGAAAATACACAAGTACTTTGTTTGAAACTTAGGGAAAAGTCCATCGTTAAAGTGCCCGTGGACCTAGTCCCAGAGCAGACAGTCTAAAAATAACAGGCTGAGGTAGATGCATGTTCCCCTTGGATAGAAAATGCTTTGCATGATTCCCTCCCCTTACACCTCTGGCTACGTTGCTTTTAATAATGGTCTGTCAACTCCTTTTGCCATGTAAGAATGCTGATCCATACGTGTGTGTGCAGTGTGACTTTTTTTGCACTGATCCCAGTGTCTTGTATGTTCCTGTCTCCTGTAGCTCGGAGGACTATTCTGAAATTGAACGTCTGTTTCCCAAAGCAGAGATTCAGTACATTCTGGATGCAGGGCACTGGGTCCATGCAGACCAAACACAGGAGTTCATCGCTGCCATCTGCAGGTTCTTGCTCACCTCATAGACCCTGCTGTCCAGAAGTCATCTATTATGGAGTGCAACAGCATACGGAACATGTGAATTGCTGCCACTTTAAAATGAGAGCTGACCTGGGACTGCACAAGTGTAGCCATTGCTCTGACAGGTGTTTACAGCATCCCAAGCATTGCTCATGGAGTGTCATCACATGCTGCATCCTCCTAGTGGCATTTTACATCTAAGAAGCATCCTGCGGAAGACAGACTGCTGCCAAAGATTGTTGGCCATATGGTATGGGTCTGAAGTGTCATTCTAACACTAGCAGACCACTAAAAGGGGGCCTAGTAAGTGCATTAAAAGCTTCTAGGGTACCTAGGTTTAGAGAGATCCCAGTAGCAGTTTCAGCCCATAGATGGCCGTATTAATACTTGATACATGCCTCTATTGCTAAATCTACTGGAAAAGAACATTTAAATTATTTTCAGGGGATTTCATTTGCTTTTTCTCAAAATGGAATTGGTGGGGTGGTGCTAGCAGATATGTCAAACAACTCGTATAATAGGTCATGTTTTAAGATTTAGGTTTTATTCCAGGAAATTTTTAAGACAGTTTTTTAGTTTTCGTTTCTTCTCACTCCATTAACATGGActgattgtttgtttgttttaaaagttatttttgatgtCTACTGTAAAAGGTTTGGTGTTACTATGAATTAGGACGGTGTGGTCACAgaatagcttaatggttagtgcagtggcaaAAGAACCAGAGGAACTGAGATcaattccttgtgactctgggtaagtcatttaaccctccattactaCAGTATAAAATAAGTATATGTGTagaatatgtaaattgctttaattgtaaccacagaaaggcatatCATATCCCATCTataggtctgcacgggaacggggatcgcgggaatccccccaacccatgggactcccacggggacccccctctggcccacgggactcccacggggacccccctctggcccacgggactcccacggggacccccttctagccaacggggatggaaagctttggaagcagggttcgtccatataatataatggacacgtcagccttagtaaaagagggggtttataagttaattacctgaacagaaaacaaaaaaagggttccaccaaagagatttcacaaggaaaacagcagtgcaaacacaaaagaaactgtggaattgatgatcctgtcagaagtaattgctgctttttatggggacgggcagggatggaggtaattccttgtggggaaggagaggatcctgacggggacgggtggagacggagaggatcctggggggacagaaatcccacccatccccgcccgttccTGGTGAGGacagggagggatgggtgggatttctgtccccgcgcaactctctaatcccatcccatccccattccCTGTGTTGTTGCTCAGCTGGGTAGTGTATCGTTCCCTAAATTGGAAGGTCTTTCATCTTTGGATCTTACAATGCGTGTACAAATAaggaatgattttttttgttaGAGTCTTTAGATCATGTTGCTCCATTGCCTGTTAAggttaattgtattttttttcctgcctTTGGAGGACTGAGGCTCTTCTGGTTTTGTGTTGTGATGTGAGCTGAGATAGTGTGGAGGAAGATGATTGGGAATCTTATTTTATTAAGCTTCATGAGTATAGGTTAACAAATAAGAGTGTTTTGCTCTAGTCAAAGATTAGATACCAGAGTTATTTTCTACTATATATGTTTTAACTTGAAAACAAGGCCACTGGTCTCTCTGGTATAGCACTTTTTGCCAATGAGTTTTTGACAGTGCTCCTTTGGCAGTGGTATCTGATGTGGTGGTCAGGAGTTCAGAATCTTTTGCGCTATGCTGAGGGCAACTTGCTcttgggaggggattttaatcatCAAAGCTGACTACTGCTTGCTACATGTTAAACCTCTGGCCTTGCTATACATAAACTGGCCTCTTGCATTTTTGTGGCGGCCAGGTTGGTACTAGCTAGGGAGTAGAAAAAAACATCTTCCCCCTCGCTGGAGGTTGTTTACCGCAAACTGGATTATATCTTTTTAATGACCATGCTGACCACCCTTAAAACTGGCCAGTTAACTTCGTTCTATAAGCTATTGGCCCCTATGTCCACTGAAAGGAGGGTTTATCATAGGAATAGTTTATAATGGGATCTTGTGCCATTCGGATGAGATTGTGTTATTTACCCAGTGTGTTCTACTGTCTGTTGACTGAGAGGAGGTGTACCTGTgtaatggggagggagggtggggggtaggtTTGTAATCTGTGAGTTTACATGAAGAATAATGATGTTACTATTAAGTGGTAGTTGTAACCTTTTGTATTTCTTCATCCAATTGTTTTCATTCTTGTTATATAAACTCGTTCAATaaagaaatttgaaaaaaaaacccaacaactttgGATTTAGCCATATTAACCCAAAACTCATATGCTCCCAGTTCCCAAACCCCTCACTCCAAAGACCCCTGGGGGGTCAGTTAATGTGAACAAGACATCATCAGCAAACAAGCTAATTTTGTGATCCTTACCAATAATCTACACATTATGTTCGATCAGGCATTATTTTGACAATAAAAATTTTCATATATTCATGCTTTTCTAATTTCTAAAACTGATTATTGCACTATAGTATATGATGGATTATCAAAGTTTAATATTAGATGACTTCAAATGTTGCAAAACATGGCTTTAAAACTGTTGGGTCATAAAAGCAAATTTGTTACCAGTATCATATAGGATTCAGTTCAAAATTTTAATGTTCAAACATAAATCATCCAAAAACAAAGTCAAACTCACTCCattagtaccgtgtttccccgaaaataagatttagaaggattttcagggtaggtatTAATATAAgccataccccaaaaataagccctagtcccgggattcgctggcagttttccttctctcccatcccttgtgcagcggaacccttgagcgagcactgcccccaccgtgcagccgaacccccatccttcccttcctcccatccgaaccctgctaaccgcgagcgagccctacagtacggtacctccctaagcagcttAGAGAGctatgtagggctcgctcgcggtcggcggggttcggatgggaggaagggaaggttgGAGGTTTGGCTGCGCAGTGGGGGTGGGTGCTCAGGAGGgggggtgctcgctcaagggttctgcacaagggatgggaaggaggggaggaaagatgctgcacctatgggggagaggaaggaaagaggaagaattggggtgaaggagaggaagggagaggtgatcatgtacataccccaaaaataagacctagtgcgttttttgggcctaaaattaatataagacattgtcttatttttggggaaacacggtagtaataGTGCATCAAAGCAATGATTAATc from Geotrypetes seraphini chromosome 15, aGeoSer1.1, whole genome shotgun sequence includes these protein-coding regions:
- the ABHD11 gene encoding protein ABHD11 isoform X1 — protein: MQKPQQPLHKHFCLHRKSKTQPRCMVFPSETSFKMEARRSLYGRPSNPKSSSAMILSYDLFDGTVPDTPLVFLHGLFGSKSNFQSIAKVLVQKTGRKVLTMDARNHGNSPHSPEMTYEAMSADVQRLLHQLHFSTCILIGHSMGGKTAMTIALQKPDLVERLICVDISPVPITGHSKFPTYISSMNNIHLEDQLPRSMARRLAEEQLQPVVQDAAVRQFLLTNLVKKNGQYCWRLNLEAISHHLPDIMSFPEFQSTYPGPALFLGGADSCYISSEDYSEIERLFPKAEIQYILDAGHWVHADQTQEFIAAICRFLLTS
- the ABHD11 gene encoding protein ABHD11 isoform X3 → MVFPSETSFKMEARRSLYGRPSNPKSSSAMILSYDLFDGTVPDTPLVFLHGLFGSKSNFQSIAKVLVQKTGRKVLTMDARNHGNSPHSPEMTYEAMSADVQRLLHQLHFSTCILIGHSMGGKTAMTIALQKPDLVERLICVDISPVPITGHSKFPTYISSMNNIHLEDQLPRSMARRLAEEQLQPVVQDAAVRQFLLTNLVKKNGQYCWRLNLEAISHHLPDIMSFPEFQSTYPGPALFLGGADSCYISSEDYSEIERLFPKAEIQYILDAGHWVHADQTQEFIAAICRFLLTS
- the ABHD11 gene encoding protein ABHD11 isoform X2, which codes for MDRFCAGLWRQAGSGGWARFHRYRPTTRLAGPPRRRRSGNGAMILSYDLFDGTVPDTPLVFLHGLFGSKSNFQSIAKVLVQKTGRKVLTMDARNHGNSPHSPEMTYEAMSADVQRLLHQLHFSTCILIGHSMGGKTAMTIALQKPDLVERLICVDISPVPITGHSKFPTYISSMNNIHLEDQLPRSMARRLAEEQLQPVVQDAAVRQFLLTNLVKKNGQYCWRLNLEAISHHLPDIMSFPEFQSTYPGPALFLGGADSCYISSEDYSEIERLFPKAEIQYILDAGHWVHADQTQEFIAAICRFLLTS
- the ABHD11 gene encoding protein ABHD11 isoform X4 encodes the protein MILSYDLFDGTVPDTPLVFLHGLFGSKSNFQSIAKVLVQKTGRKVLTMDARNHGNSPHSPEMTYEAMSADVQRLLHQLHFSTCILIGHSMGGKTAMTIALQKPDLVERLICVDISPVPITGHSKFPTYISSMNNIHLEDQLPRSMARRLAEEQLQPVVQDAAVRQFLLTNLVKKNGQYCWRLNLEAISHHLPDIMSFPEFQSTYPGPALFLGGADSCYISSEDYSEIERLFPKAEIQYILDAGHWVHADQTQEFIAAICRFLLTS